From one Eucalyptus grandis isolate ANBG69807.140 chromosome 9, ASM1654582v1, whole genome shotgun sequence genomic stretch:
- the LOC104419384 gene encoding zinc finger RNA-binding protein codes for MDYYHSTSFARFQQSSGPPPYPRAADRSDALLSSSSSNPSLHTRHLFDPSFAFSALPQPQRHDPLYAADAGPGAVAAATLPGGAATLSSLSSYPAHHAGVSPSCAAYLGNQQYGVDPATYGGVQLAVPIDRTAQLAAVNLNPAFWSNPKVKPPKIGAWKKKTKLVQSTYCGVCNVYCNSKGMLDQHKLGKKHMKNLEKLKEATDSVPTSSDRSRNAQTGLPENPDQHSGVTEQNVKKKAASEAVEDLETKRRRVVQGGAAANAVRTCTICNVVCNSATVFMHHLTGQKHAAMLKKQAAGS; via the exons ATGGATTATTATCACAGCACCAGCTTCGCTCGATTCCAGCAGAGCTCAGGTCCGCCGCCGTACCCACGAGCCGCAGACCGGAGCGATGCGCTCCTCTCGTCGTCGTCATCGAACCCATCTCTTCACACCCGCCATCTCTTCGACCCCAGCTTCGCCTTCTCCGCCCTTCCCCAACCTCAGCGGCACGATCCCTTGTACGCCGCCGACGCCGGCCCCggcgccgtcgccgccgccaccctGCCCGGTGGCGCGGCCACGTTGAGCTCCTTGAGCTCTTATCCGGCCCATCATGCTGGCGTGAGCCCCAGCTGTGCGGCGTATCTGGGGAATCAGCAATACGGAGTGGACCCAGCTACATATGGAGGAGTT CAACTTGCAGTACCTATAGATAGGACGGCACAATTGGCTGCTGTAAATCTCAACCCTGCCTTCTGGAGTAATCCCAAAGTTAAGCCTCCCAAAATTGGTgcatggaagaagaaaacaaagcttGTCCAATCTACTTACTGTGGAGTTTGCAATGTCTACTGTAACAGCAAAGGCATGCTTGATCAGCACAAATTGGGAAAGAAGCACATGAAGAATCTTGAGAAGCTAAAAGAAGCGACTGACTCAGTTCCCACCTCTTCAGATAGGTCACGAAATGCACAAACTGGGCTGCCTGAGAACCCCGATCAGCACAGCGGGGTTACCGAGCAAAACGTTAAAAAGAAGGCAGCATCTGAGGCTGTGGAGGACCTGGAGACTAAGAGGAGGAGGGTCGTCCAGGGTGGGGCGGCAGCAAATGCAGTTAGGACTTGCACCATATGTAACGTGGTGTGCAACAGCGCCACGGTATTTATGCACCATCTAACCGGGCAGAAGCATGCTGCCATGCTGAAGAAACAGGCAGCCGGATCATGA
- the LOC104419385 gene encoding BAG family molecular chaperone regulator 8, chloroplastic, whose product MAHHHHHHHAPAPPPPPPAPAPCCCGGHCCSSGAAHHGPPQPPLDPLVEALLSRLLQPPPLPSPPPQKPHDPFPRTHQETSFGQPHHHRHPRRQFGQDPHSVSSLLDRIDALESSLRSFSVASPPPPPASCRGCRRRFSLRDAAASVIQGHFRAFLVRRSRALRDLERLASIKSASLALRSSVYASSHLDLDRVSRKVTALLLQLDSVQGNSPVIRDSKRKISRDLGCLSEYIDSVAVKRYEISYKAKKSVKSVGGRSKAKDLRDQREVVKNLRTRVERVHELSRALEDDAGKDVELEGFHDFGDDGEVDDGRVSRVLSGKSRGVKKVVSFAEDGNVYRIISSNSDEASSSGDDQDGISGGEVLEDFRAHNEVEEMKGSSYVAEEEDDDDDDEEEAEESGESLEGSDGEKHQGRVRSEGKVDGRRGYKGQNSKFTFAAPVPEKMESRADLVKNRKNVKIVTSQQ is encoded by the exons atggctcaccaccaccaccaccaccacgcgccggcgccgccgccgccgccgccagcccCGGCCCCCTGCTGCTGCGGCGGCCACTGCTGCAGCTCCGGCGCAGCCCACCACGGGCCGCCTCAGCCGCCGTTAGACCCGCTCGTCGAAGCCCTCCTTTCGCGcctccttcaacctcctccccttccttctcctcctcctcaaaaACCCCACGACCCGTTTCCGCGGACCCACCAAGAAACGAGCTTCGGTCAACCCCATCACCACCGCCACCCGCGACGGCAGTTCGGGCAAGACCCGCATTCCGTCTCCTCTCTTCTCGATCGCATCGACGCCCTCGAATCCTCCCTCCGTTCCTTCTCCGtcgcttctcctcctcctcctcccgcttCCTGTCGCGGCTGCCGTCGGCGCTTCTCTCTCAGGGACGCGGCCGCCAGCGTCATCCAGGGCCACTTCCGCGCCTTCCTCGTCCGCAGATCCAGAGCCCTCCGAGACCTCGAGCGCCTTGCCTCCATCAAGTCCGCCTCCCTCGCCCTCCGGTCCTCCGTCTACGCCTCTTCCCACCTCGATCTCGATCGCGTCTCCCGGAAAGTCACCGCCCTGCTGCTTCAGCTCGACTCCGTTCAG GGTAATAGTCCTGTGATTAGAGATAGTAAAAGGAAGATTAGCAGGGATTTGGGTTGCTTGTCGGAATACATTGACAGTGTTGCTGTGAAAAGATATGAGATTTCTTATAAGGCCAAGAAGAGTGTGAAATCTGTGGGAGGCAGGAGCAAAGCGAAGGACTTGAGGGATCAGAGAGAGGTGGTCAAGAACCTGAGGACGAGGGTCGAGAGAGTCCACGAGTTGTCTAGGGCTTTAGAAGATGATGCTGGGAAAGATGTGGAGCTTGAAGGGTTCCATGATTTCGGCGATGATGGAGAAGTGGATGATGGGAGGGTGAGCAGGGTGCTGTCAGGGAAAAGCCGTGGAGTGAAGAAAGTTGTGAGCTTCGCAGAGGATGGAAATGTGTATAGGATCATCAGCAGCAATTCTGACGAGGCGAGCTCGAGTGGGGATGATCAGGATGGTATCAGTGGTGGAGAGGTTTTGGAGGATTTCCGAGCCCACAATGAGGTTGAAGAGATGAAGGGCTCTTCTTATGtggccgaggaggaggatgatgacgatgatgacgagGAAGAAGCTGAGGAGAGTGGGGAGTCCCTGGAGGGCAGTGATGGAGAAAAACACCAGGGAAGGGTGAGGAGTGAAGGTAAAGTTGACGGTCGAAGGGGATACAAGGGCCAGAACAGTAAGTTCACATTCGCTGCTCCAGTACCTGAGAAGATGGAATCGAGAGCTGATTTGGTGAAAAACAGAAAGAATGTGAAGATCGTAACATCACAGCAATAA